One genomic window of Onychomys torridus chromosome 19, mOncTor1.1, whole genome shotgun sequence includes the following:
- the LOC118570532 gene encoding 5'-nucleotidase domain-containing protein 1-like — protein MLITSSHSDYCKLLGTYILGKDFADLFDIVITNALKPGFFSHCPSQRPFHTLENDEEQEELPSLDKPGWYSQGNATHLYELLKKMTDKPEPKVVYFGDSMHSDIFPAHHYSNWETVLILEELQGQEMEKAEDAEPLEKRGKYEEPKVKPLNSLSNKWGSYFTDSVSRRGDAEDSLVYTWSSRRISTSSTIAIPSIEVIAELPLDYKFTRFSTNNSKTAGYYPLVHYALGSQDTSSKTIFTEK, from the exons ATGTTGATCACCAGTTCTCACAGCGACTACTGTAAACTTCTTGGCACTTACATCCTCGG GAAGGATTTTGCAGACCTTTTTGACATTGTGATTACAAATGCATTGAAGCCTGGATTCTTCTCGCATTGCCCGAGCCAGAGGCCTTTCCACACCCTCG AGAACgatgaggagcaggaggagctgcCTTCTCTGGATAAACCTGGCTGGTACTCCCAAGGGAACGCCACCCACCTTTACGAGCTTCTGAAGAAAATGACCGACAAGCCTGAACCCAAG GTCGTTTACTTTGGTGACAGCATGCACTCAGATATTTTCCCAGCCCATCACTATAGTAACTGGGAGACAGTCCTTATTCTTGAGGAGCTGCAGGGGCAAGAGATGGAGAAGGCTGAGGACGCAGAGCCtctggagaagagaggaaaatatGAG GAACCAAAGGTAAAGCCTCTAAATTCCTTATCAAATAAATGGGGCTCATATTTTACTGACTCAGTCTCGAGACGAGGGGATGCAGAAGACTCCTTGGTTTATACGTGGTCCTCTAGGAGAATCAGCACCTCCAGTACTATTGCAATTCCAAGCATCGAAGTGATTGCAG AGTTACCCCTGGACTACAAATTCACAAGATTCTCTACAAACAATTCAAAAACAGCTGGTTACTATCCATTGGTCCATTATGCCTTGGGTTCTCAAGATACAAGCAGCAAAACAATATTTACTGAAAAATGA